One region of Pseudomonas sp. ABC1 genomic DNA includes:
- a CDS encoding MFS transporter, whose translation MNQNNENHNPSSHVLKGTPQFVRVLLAMCAGGFSTFALLYCVQPMMPMLAERFSLTAAQSSLVLSVSTISLALGLLVTGPLSDAWGRKPVMVVALLAASVFTLGAALVPSWHAVLVMRALVGLSLSGVAAVAMSYLSEEIDPLHLGLAMGVYIAGTAIGGMAGRLLGGVLVDYVSWHMAVGLLGGLALLLAVAFWRLLPDSRHFASRSLRPRSLLQGFVLHLRDPGLPWLFAQGFLLMGSFVTLFNYMGYRLIAEPLGLSQTSVGLLSVVYLSGIYSSTKAGALADRHGRQRVLWAMIALMLAGLLLTLGDYLPSILGGILLFTFGFFGAHSVASSWIGRRALQAKGQASSLYLFCYYLGSSVAGTLGGLFWQAAGWNGVGLFIAMLLLLSLGVALHLARLREVR comes from the coding sequence ATGAATCAGAATAACGAGAACCATAACCCTTCCAGCCATGTGCTCAAGGGAACACCGCAGTTCGTGCGGGTGCTGCTGGCGATGTGTGCGGGCGGCTTTTCCACCTTCGCCCTGCTGTACTGTGTGCAGCCGATGATGCCGATGCTGGCCGAGCGTTTCAGTCTGACGGCGGCGCAGAGCAGCCTGGTGCTGTCCGTCTCGACCATTTCGTTGGCCCTGGGGTTGCTGGTGACCGGGCCGTTGTCCGATGCCTGGGGGCGCAAGCCGGTGATGGTGGTGGCGTTGCTGGCGGCCTCCGTGTTCACCCTGGGTGCGGCGCTGGTGCCGAGCTGGCATGCGGTGCTGGTGATGCGGGCGTTGGTCGGCCTGTCGCTGAGCGGCGTGGCAGCGGTGGCCATGAGTTACCTGAGCGAGGAGATCGACCCCCTGCACCTGGGCCTGGCGATGGGCGTCTATATCGCCGGTACCGCCATTGGTGGCATGGCCGGGCGCCTGCTGGGTGGGGTGCTGGTGGACTACGTGTCCTGGCATATGGCGGTGGGGCTGCTGGGCGGGCTGGCATTGCTGCTGGCCGTGGCGTTCTGGCGGCTGTTGCCCGACTCGCGCCATTTCGCGTCGCGCTCGCTGCGTCCGCGTTCGCTGTTGCAGGGCTTCGTGCTGCACCTGCGCGATCCGGGGCTGCCCTGGCTGTTCGCCCAGGGTTTCCTGCTGATGGGCAGTTTCGTGACGCTGTTCAACTATATGGGCTATCGCCTGATCGCCGAGCCGCTGGGCTTGAGCCAGACCAGCGTCGGCCTGCTGTCGGTGGTCTACCTCTCCGGCATCTACAGTTCGACCAAGGCCGGGGCGCTGGCCGACCGGCATGGGCGGCAGCGGGTGTTGTGGGCCATGATTGCGTTGATGCTGGCTGGCCTATTGCTGACCCTGGGCGATTACCTGCCGTCGATCCTGGGTGGCATCCTGCTGTTCACCTTCGGCTTCTTCGGCGCTCATTCGGTTGCCAGCAGCTGGATCGGACGGCGTGCGCTGCAAGCCAAGGGGCAGGCGTCGTCGCTTTACCTGTTCTGCTACTACTTGGGATCGAGCGTGGCCGGCACCTTGGGCGGGCTGTTCTGGCAGGCCGCGGGCTGGAACGGCGTTGGCCTGTTCATTGCCATGCTGTTGCTGCTGTCCCTGGGCGTGGCCCTGCACCTGGCGCGCTTGCGCGAGGTGCGTTGA
- a CDS encoding 7-cyano-7-deazaguanine/7-aminomethyl-7-deazaguanine transporter, with translation MPLYDESRQRLLLAALITFHILIIIASNYLVQLPVDLFGFHTTWGAFSFPFIFLATDLTVRLMGKSPARRVIARVMLPALVASYAVSVLFHEGVFNGLAALGEFNAFVFRIALASFTAYVLGQLMDVQVFDRLRRNHRQWWIAPAAASVVGQALDTAAFFSIAFWNSSNAFMAEHWVEIALVDYVIKLAVSLMLFVPLYGMLLNTIVRHLPTLQGRGEVVR, from the coding sequence ATGCCGTTATATGACGAGTCTCGCCAGCGCCTGTTGCTGGCAGCACTGATCACGTTTCATATCCTGATCATCATCGCCAGCAACTACCTGGTGCAATTGCCGGTCGACCTGTTCGGTTTCCACACCACCTGGGGTGCGTTCAGTTTCCCCTTTATCTTCCTCGCCACTGACCTGACGGTGCGCCTGATGGGCAAGTCGCCTGCGCGCCGGGTGATCGCCAGGGTCATGCTGCCCGCGCTGGTGGCGTCCTATGCGGTCTCGGTGCTGTTTCACGAAGGTGTGTTCAACGGCCTGGCGGCGCTGGGCGAGTTCAATGCGTTCGTCTTTCGCATCGCCCTGGCCAGCTTTACCGCCTATGTCCTTGGTCAATTGATGGACGTGCAGGTATTCGACCGCCTGCGCCGCAATCATCGCCAGTGGTGGATCGCACCGGCCGCCGCCAGCGTGGTCGGCCAGGCGCTGGACACCGCAGCCTTTTTCTCCATCGCGTTCTGGAACAGCAGCAACGCCTTCATGGCCGAACACTGGGTGGAGATCGCCCTGGTGGACTACGTCATCAAGCTGGCAGTCAGCCTGATGCTGTTCGTACCGTTATACGGCATGTTGCTCAACACCATCGTGCGCCACTTGCCGACGCTCCAGGGACGGGGCGAAGTCGTCCGATAA
- a CDS encoding MdtA/MuxA family multidrug efflux RND transporter periplasmic adaptor subunit, translating to MSEAHRSPQRAGRIWLVLSLLLIAVLLIVWWLWPSESSAPASRGSSFASFGQGIPVRVEPVRQASFDIQNKALGSVTPLNVVNVRSRVAGELVEIHFEEGQRVKAGDLLAVIDPRPYKVALQQAEGTLQQNQALLKNAETDLRRYRHLHAEDSISRQTLDTQEALYSQYKGTLASNQAAVDEARLNLAYTHIRAPIDGRVGLRQLDKGNLVAANDSTALVVITETQPVSISFTLPEGDLPAVLSRHRRGETLQVQAWDRGERQLLGEGVLASVDNQIDATTGTLKLKARFDNEDEVLIPNQFVNVRLRVETLENALMIPSSAVQFGGRGIFAYVVKEDNTIEIRTLELGPENGEFTVIRKGLNAGERVVLEGTDRLRDGSDVEVVESAAAEQSAVDGAENAAR from the coding sequence ATGTCCGAGGCTCATCGTTCTCCTCAACGCGCCGGCCGTATCTGGCTGGTCCTCTCTCTTCTTCTGATCGCTGTTCTCCTGATCGTCTGGTGGCTCTGGCCCTCGGAGTCGAGTGCTCCGGCCAGCCGGGGCTCTTCGTTCGCCTCGTTCGGCCAGGGCATCCCCGTGCGTGTCGAGCCGGTGCGGCAGGCGTCCTTCGACATCCAGAACAAGGCGCTGGGAAGCGTCACGCCGCTGAACGTGGTGAATGTGCGCAGCCGGGTCGCAGGCGAACTGGTGGAAATCCATTTCGAGGAGGGGCAACGGGTCAAGGCCGGAGACTTGCTGGCGGTGATAGACCCGCGCCCCTATAAGGTCGCCTTGCAGCAGGCCGAAGGTACGTTGCAGCAGAATCAGGCCCTGCTGAAAAATGCTGAAACGGATTTGCGTCGCTACCGCCACTTGCATGCCGAGGACAGTATTTCCCGCCAGACCCTGGACACCCAGGAGGCGCTCTACAGCCAGTACAAGGGCACGCTCGCCAGCAATCAGGCGGCGGTCGATGAAGCCAGGCTCAACTTGGCCTACACCCATATCCGCGCGCCGATCGATGGTCGTGTCGGCTTGCGTCAGTTGGACAAGGGCAATCTGGTGGCCGCCAACGACTCGACAGCGTTGGTGGTCATCACCGAAACCCAGCCGGTTTCCATCAGCTTCACGTTGCCGGAAGGGGATTTGCCGGCCGTGCTGTCGCGCCATCGCCGTGGCGAAACCTTGCAGGTCCAGGCCTGGGATCGAGGCGAACGCCAATTGCTGGGGGAGGGCGTGCTGGCCAGCGTCGACAACCAGATCGACGCAACGACCGGCACGCTCAAGCTCAAGGCACGCTTCGACAATGAAGACGAAGTGCTGATCCCCAACCAGTTCGTCAATGTCCGGCTGCGGGTCGAGACGCTGGAAAATGCGCTGATGATCCCGTCTTCCGCCGTGCAATTCGGTGGGCGTGGCATCTTTGCCTACGTGGTCAAGGAGGACAACACCATCGAGATCCGCACGCTGGAGCTCGGTCCGGAAAACGGCGAGTTCACGGTGATTCGCAAGGGCCTGAACGCGGGCGAGCGTGTGGTGCTGGAAGGGACGGATCGCCTGCGTGACGGTTCGGACGTGGAAGTCGTCGAGTCTGCCGCCGCCGAGCAATCTGCCGTTGACGGCGCGGAGAACGCCGCACGATGA
- a CDS encoding MdtB/MuxB family multidrug efflux RND transporter permease subunit, with protein MNISRLFILRPVATTLSMIAILIAGLIAYRLLPVAALPQVDYPTIRVMTLYPGASPEVMTSAVTAPLERQFGQMPGMTQMSSTSSGGASIITLRFSLEVSLDVAEQEVQAAINVANNLLPDDLPAPPVYNKVNPADTPVITLAVTSPSLPLPKLHDMVDTRMAQKLAQISGVGLVGIAGGQRPAVRIRVNPEALASYGLTLADVRSLVTRSNVNQPKGNFDGPIKMSMLDANDQLKTPEEYADLILNYQDGATMRLRDVASIVDGAENERLAAWANQSQAVLLNIQRQPGANVIDVVDRIQALLPEITASMPSGVDVVVLTDRTQTIRAAITDVQHELLMATVLVVLVTFLFLKKLSATIIPTIAVPLSLIGTFAVMYLAGFSLNNLTLMALTIATGFVVDDAIVMLENIARHLEQGETPLQAALKGARQIGFTLISLTFSLIAVLIPLLFMQDVVGRLFREFAVTLAVAILISLVVSLTLTPMMCSRLLRQSPAHQSDKPDWVERLIAGYAGWLRWVLRHQTLTLLVAVATMGLTVLLYLAVPKGFFPVQDTGVIQGISEAPQSISFSAMSERQQSLARVVLADPAVQSLSSYIGVDGDNVTLNSGRVLINLKPFAERDVTAQQVIERLRPELAKLPGIALYMQPVQDLSIEDRVSRTQFQFSLQSPDNALLETWTPRLLEALQAHPQLRDVASDLQNEGLQVFMDIDRDAAARLGIEMSAITDALYDAFGQRQISTIFTQASQYRVVLENAEGGTLGPRALEQVFVQSAGGTPVRLSGLVRVEQRAAPLLINHIGQFPAVTVSFNLAPGVSLGEGVAAIEQVEQEIGLPGSIQTRFQGAAEAFRASLSSTLLLILAAVVTMYIVLGVLYESYIHPITILSTLPSAAVGALLALLLTGNDLGLIAIIGIILLIGIVKKNAIMMIDFALEAERQQGMSPEQAIYQAALLRFRPILMTTLAALFGAVPLMLASGSGAELRQPLGLVMVGGLLLSQLLTLFTTPVIYLFFDRLGAGLRRRRDAAQVSGEAS; from the coding sequence ATGAACATCTCCCGCCTGTTCATTCTGCGACCGGTGGCAACGACGCTGAGCATGATCGCCATCCTGATTGCCGGTCTGATCGCCTACCGTCTCTTGCCTGTCGCGGCATTGCCGCAGGTGGATTACCCGACCATCCGGGTGATGACGCTGTACCCGGGTGCCAGTCCGGAGGTGATGACCAGCGCGGTGACGGCACCGCTGGAGCGCCAGTTCGGGCAGATGCCGGGCATGACCCAGATGTCCTCGACCAGCTCCGGTGGCGCCTCGATCATCACCCTGCGCTTTTCCCTGGAGGTCTCCCTGGATGTGGCCGAGCAGGAAGTGCAGGCGGCGATCAACGTGGCCAACAACCTGTTGCCCGATGACTTGCCGGCACCACCGGTCTACAACAAGGTCAACCCCGCCGACACGCCGGTGATCACCCTCGCGGTGACCTCGCCGAGCCTGCCGCTGCCGAAGCTGCACGACATGGTCGACACCCGCATGGCGCAGAAACTGGCGCAGATCAGCGGTGTCGGCCTGGTCGGTATTGCCGGTGGGCAGAGACCCGCGGTACGTATCCGGGTCAATCCAGAGGCGCTGGCATCCTACGGCCTGACCCTGGCGGACGTGCGCTCGCTGGTCACACGCTCCAACGTCAACCAGCCGAAGGGTAACTTCGACGGCCCGATCAAGATGTCGATGCTCGACGCCAACGATCAGTTGAAGACGCCGGAGGAATACGCCGACCTTATCCTCAACTATCAGGATGGCGCGACCATGCGCCTGCGCGATGTCGCCAGCATCGTCGACGGTGCCGAGAACGAGCGGCTGGCGGCCTGGGCCAACCAGAGCCAGGCCGTGCTGCTGAATATCCAGCGCCAGCCCGGCGCCAACGTCATCGATGTGGTCGACCGTATCCAGGCGCTGTTGCCGGAGATTACCGCCAGCATGCCGAGCGGGGTGGATGTGGTGGTATTGACCGACCGCACCCAGACCATTCGTGCGGCGATCACCGATGTGCAGCATGAGTTGCTGATGGCGACGGTGCTGGTGGTACTGGTGACCTTCCTGTTCCTGAAGAAACTGTCTGCGACCATCATCCCGACCATTGCCGTGCCGCTGTCGCTGATCGGTACCTTCGCGGTGATGTACCTGGCCGGCTTCTCGTTGAACAACCTGACCCTGATGGCCCTGACCATCGCCACAGGCTTCGTGGTGGACGATGCCATCGTCATGCTGGAGAACATCGCCCGCCACCTGGAGCAGGGCGAGACGCCGTTGCAGGCCGCGCTCAAGGGCGCCCGGCAGATCGGTTTCACCTTGATTTCCCTGACCTTCTCACTGATCGCGGTGTTGATCCCGTTGCTGTTCATGCAGGATGTGGTCGGGCGCCTGTTCCGTGAGTTCGCGGTCACTCTTGCGGTGGCCATCCTTATTTCGCTGGTGGTTTCGCTGACGCTGACGCCGATGATGTGTTCGCGCCTGCTGCGGCAAAGCCCGGCACACCAGAGCGACAAGCCGGACTGGGTCGAGCGGTTGATCGCGGGTTATGCCGGCTGGCTGCGCTGGGTCCTGCGTCACCAGACGCTGACACTGCTGGTGGCCGTCGCGACCATGGGGCTGACCGTGCTGCTCTACCTGGCCGTCCCCAAGGGGTTCTTCCCCGTGCAGGATACGGGCGTCATCCAGGGCATCAGCGAAGCGCCGCAGTCGATTTCCTTCAGTGCCATGAGCGAGCGCCAACAATCACTGGCGCGGGTGGTCCTGGCCGATCCGGCGGTGCAGAGCCTGTCGTCCTACATCGGCGTGGATGGCGACAACGTCACCCTCAACAGTGGCCGTGTCCTCATCAACCTGAAACCCTTCGCCGAGCGTGACGTGACCGCGCAGCAAGTGATCGAGCGCCTGCGCCCGGAACTGGCGAAGCTGCCCGGTATCGCGCTCTACATGCAGCCGGTGCAGGACCTGTCCATCGAGGATCGGGTCAGCCGCACACAATTCCAGTTCAGCTTGCAGTCGCCGGACAATGCACTGCTGGAGACATGGACGCCACGCCTGCTCGAAGCGCTGCAGGCACACCCGCAACTGCGCGATGTCGCCAGCGACCTGCAGAACGAAGGTTTGCAGGTGTTCATGGACATCGACCGTGATGCGGCGGCACGCCTTGGTATCGAGATGTCGGCGATCACCGATGCGCTCTACGATGCCTTTGGCCAGCGGCAGATTTCCACCATCTTCACCCAGGCCAGCCAGTATCGCGTGGTGCTGGAGAATGCCGAGGGCGGTACGCTCGGCCCTCGGGCGCTGGAGCAGGTCTTCGTGCAGAGTGCGGGTGGAACGCCGGTACGCCTGTCCGGGCTGGTGCGTGTCGAGCAGCGTGCGGCGCCATTGTTGATCAACCATATCGGTCAGTTCCCGGCCGTGACCGTGTCGTTCAACCTGGCGCCGGGCGTTTCCCTGGGCGAGGGCGTGGCGGCAATCGAGCAGGTGGAGCAGGAAATAGGCCTGCCCGGATCGATCCAGACGCGCTTCCAGGGGGCGGCGGAAGCCTTCCGTGCCTCGTTGTCGAGCACCTTGCTGCTGATCCTGGCGGCCGTGGTGACGATGTACATCGTGCTGGGCGTGCTCTACGAGAGCTATATCCACCCGATCACCATCCTCTCCACGCTGCCGTCGGCGGCAGTGGGCGCGTTGCTGGCGCTGCTGCTGACGGGCAACGACCTGGGGCTGATCGCAATCATCGGCATCATCCTGCTGATCGGCATCGTCAAGAAGAACGCGATCATGATGATTGACTTCGCTCTGGAGGCGGAGCGGCAGCAGGGCATGTCACCGGAACAGGCCATCTATCAGGCGGCGCTGCTGCGTTTCCGGCCGATCCTGATGACCACGCTGGCCGCGCTGTTCGGTGCGGTACCGCTGATGCTGGCCTCGGGCTCGGGCGCCGAACTGCGCCAGCCGCTGGGCCTGGTAATGGTCGGTGGACTTTTGCTGAGCCAGTTGCTGACGCTGTTCACGACACCGGTGATCTACCTGTTCTTCGATCGCCTGGGCGCGGGCCTGCGTCGGCGTCGCGATGCAGCGCAGGTGTCCGGGGAGGCGTCATGA
- a CDS encoding efflux RND transporter permease subunit, with the protein MNPSAPFIARPVATMMLGLAIMLLGAVCYRLLPVSPLPQVDFPVIEVSASLPGASPEVMAATVATPLERSLGSIAGIRQMNSSSNQGSASVMIEFEFGRDINAAAREVQAAINASRNLLPSGMRSMPSYSKASTAGEPVTAIALSSDILSKGELYDLADTIVGQSLAQVQGVGAISIGGSSLPAVRIELQANLLEHHGLSMDEVRQSIANNNQRRPKGFVEDGHRQWQVQANDQLHKAVDYEPIVIRYENGAAIRLGDVARVTDAVENRYNSGFYNDRSAVLLVVYRQSGANILETLDAIKARLPGLRELLPASVDLQIAADRTRVINATFNEAKLTLAIAVGLVILLVFLFLGSVRRALIPALAVPISLIGTFAVMYLWGFSLNIFSLMALILATGLVVDDAIVVLENIARHVDNGEPPLRAAYLGSKEVGFTLLSMNVSLVVVFLSILFMGGVFGQLFREFSITLATAVLVSLLVSLTLTPMLCARWLRAHGAGHEESRLQRWSHALHQRLVSGYDRSLGFILQHPRVTLLALLATIGLNVFLFIEVPKTLMPQQDNGQLNGFIRGDDGLSFQVMQPKMEIYRQALLKDPAVEGVAGFIGGDGGINNAFLLIRLKPIKERKISSQQVIDRLRDSVPKVPGARMFLMQNQDLSFSGPGRDRSSQYEYQLLADDLGKLRTWQPKVLAELKKLPELVDIDGNEGDGTAQVSLKIDRDAARRLGVEMSDITSLLNNAFSQRQISTIYSELNQYQVVMEVDPRYAYDPVVLQRIQVVTEDGRKIPLSAFASYEMSVANDRVRHQNQFAVENIYFQLAPGISLDQANIAIARAVAGIGLPSDVQGRLGGSGGAFQSTLDNQPLMILGAILAVYIVLGILYESYIHPLTILSTLPSAGVGALLTVILVGDQFSLISLLGLFLLIGIVMKNAILMIDLALQFEREEGMSPRESIRRSCLLRLRPILMTTMAAILGALPLLIGGTEGAEMRKPLGLAIIGGLLFSQMLTLYTTPVVYLYLDHLRHRFNRWRGVRTDAALENPL; encoded by the coding sequence ATGAACCCATCGGCTCCCTTTATCGCTCGTCCTGTCGCGACCATGATGCTGGGCCTGGCGATCATGCTGCTGGGCGCCGTCTGCTATCGGCTGCTGCCGGTTTCGCCGTTGCCGCAGGTGGACTTTCCGGTGATCGAAGTCTCGGCGAGCCTGCCCGGAGCCAGCCCCGAGGTGATGGCGGCGACGGTGGCGACGCCACTGGAGCGCTCCCTCGGCAGTATCGCCGGGATACGCCAGATGAACAGCAGCAGCAACCAGGGCTCGGCCAGCGTGATGATCGAGTTCGAGTTCGGCCGCGATATCAATGCCGCTGCGCGCGAGGTGCAGGCGGCGATCAATGCCTCGCGCAACCTGTTGCCCAGCGGCATGCGCAGCATGCCGAGCTACAGCAAGGCCAGTACCGCCGGTGAGCCGGTGACGGCCATTGCGCTCAGCTCCGATATCCTCAGCAAGGGCGAGTTGTACGACCTGGCGGACACCATCGTCGGCCAGAGCCTGGCGCAGGTTCAGGGCGTCGGGGCGATCAGTATCGGTGGCAGTTCGCTGCCGGCGGTGCGCATCGAATTGCAGGCGAACCTGCTGGAGCACCACGGCCTTTCGATGGACGAGGTGCGCCAGAGCATCGCCAACAACAACCAGCGGCGGCCGAAAGGCTTCGTCGAGGATGGGCATCGCCAATGGCAGGTGCAGGCCAACGATCAGCTGCACAAGGCCGTCGATTACGAACCCATCGTGATCCGTTACGAGAATGGTGCCGCCATACGCCTGGGGGATGTGGCCAGGGTCACCGATGCGGTCGAGAACCGCTACAACAGTGGTTTCTACAATGATCGCTCGGCGGTCCTGCTGGTGGTCTACCGGCAGTCCGGGGCCAATATCCTGGAAACCCTGGATGCGATCAAAGCGCGCTTGCCTGGCTTGCGCGAACTGCTGCCCGCCAGTGTCGACCTGCAGATCGCGGCAGACCGGACGCGGGTGATCAACGCCACCTTCAACGAAGCCAAGCTGACCCTGGCCATCGCGGTGGGGTTGGTCATCCTGCTGGTATTCCTGTTCCTCGGCAGCGTGCGCCGGGCACTGATCCCGGCGTTGGCCGTGCCCATTTCGCTGATCGGCACCTTCGCCGTGATGTACCTGTGGGGCTTTTCGCTCAATATCTTTTCCCTGATGGCGCTGATCCTGGCCACCGGATTGGTGGTGGACGATGCCATCGTGGTGCTGGAGAACATCGCACGCCACGTCGATAACGGCGAGCCGCCGTTGCGTGCCGCTTACCTGGGCAGCAAGGAGGTGGGCTTCACCTTGCTGTCGATGAACGTCTCGCTGGTGGTGGTGTTCCTGTCGATCCTGTTCATGGGCGGGGTGTTCGGCCAGTTGTTCCGGGAGTTCTCCATCACCCTGGCGACCGCCGTGCTGGTCTCCCTGCTGGTTTCCCTGACCCTGACGCCGATGCTCTGCGCCCGCTGGCTGCGCGCCCATGGCGCAGGGCATGAGGAATCGCGTCTGCAGCGCTGGAGCCATGCCCTGCACCAGCGGTTGGTCAGCGGCTATGACCGCAGCCTCGGTTTTATCCTCCAGCACCCTCGGGTCACCTTGCTGGCGTTGCTGGCGACCATTGGCCTGAACGTGTTCCTGTTCATCGAAGTGCCCAAGACACTGATGCCGCAGCAGGACAATGGCCAATTGAACGGATTCATCCGCGGCGACGACGGGCTGTCGTTCCAGGTCATGCAGCCGAAGATGGAAATCTATCGCCAGGCGCTGCTGAAAGACCCCGCGGTGGAGGGTGTGGCGGGTTTCATTGGCGGCGACGGCGGGATCAACAACGCGTTTCTGCTGATACGCCTGAAGCCGATCAAGGAACGCAAGATTTCCTCGCAGCAAGTCATCGACCGCCTGCGTGACAGCGTTCCCAAGGTGCCGGGTGCCCGGATGTTCCTGATGCAGAACCAGGACCTTAGCTTCAGCGGGCCAGGCCGGGATCGCAGCTCGCAGTATGAATACCAATTGCTGGCGGATGACCTGGGCAAGCTCCGCACCTGGCAGCCCAAGGTGCTGGCCGAATTGAAGAAACTGCCGGAACTGGTGGATATCGATGGCAACGAAGGCGATGGCACCGCACAAGTCAGCCTGAAGATCGACCGGGACGCCGCGCGGCGCCTGGGCGTCGAGATGAGCGATATCACCTCCCTGTTGAACAACGCGTTCAGCCAGCGGCAGATTTCCACCATCTACTCGGAGCTGAACCAGTACCAGGTGGTGATGGAGGTCGACCCGCGCTATGCCTATGACCCGGTGGTGTTGCAACGCATCCAGGTGGTCACCGAGGACGGACGCAAAATTCCTCTCTCGGCCTTCGCCAGCTACGAGATGAGCGTCGCCAATGACCGGGTCAGGCACCAGAATCAGTTCGCGGTGGAGAATATCTACTTCCAGCTGGCACCGGGCATCAGTCTGGACCAGGCCAATATCGCGATCGCCCGGGCGGTGGCCGGCATTGGTCTGCCCAGCGACGTCCAGGGACGCCTGGGCGGCAGTGGCGGCGCCTTCCAGTCGACCCTGGACAACCAGCCGCTGATGATCCTCGGCGCGATCCTGGCGGTCTACATCGTGCTGGGCATCCTCTACGAAAGCTACATCCACCCGCTGACCATCCTGTCGACCCTGCCGTCCGCCGGGGTGGGCGCCTTGCTCACGGTCATTCTGGTCGGTGACCAGTTCAGCCTGATTTCCCTGCTTGGGTTGTTCCTGCTGATCGGGATCGTGATGAAGAACGCCATCCTGATGATCGACCTTGCGTTGCAGTTCGAGCGCGAGGAGGGCATGTCGCCCAGGGAATCGATCCGGCGCTCCTGCCTGTTGCGCCTGCGGCCGATCCTGATGACCACGATGGCAGCGATCCTCGGTGCGCTGCCGCTGTTGATCGGCGGTACCGAAGGCGCCGAGATGCGCAAGCCGCTCGGGCTGGCGATCATCGGCGGGCTGTTGTTCAGCCAGATGCTGACGCTCTATACGACGCCGGTGGTCTACCTGTACCTCGACCACCTGCGCCACCGTTTCAACCGTTGGCGTGGTGTACGCACCGATGCCGCTCTGGAAAATCCACTATGA
- a CDS encoding efflux transporter outer membrane subunit — MSSFTASARLCSLGLAVSLTILGGCALGPDYQRPEVPAAGEFRQVEGWKQAEPAEIAQGDWWSLYDDPLLSDLHTRLQQSNQTLAQAVAQYREAQAVVRGSSASFFPTVSASAGKTRSGQGGGTSTRVIDGTAVTSSGGGISKSYDLSLGVSWELDLWGRLRRQLESDRASLDASAAELAAVRLSQQSELTQSYLQLRIIDAQRQLLQNTLDAYARSLRITENQRKAGIVTRADVAQARTQLKSTEAQLIDLEYQRAQREHAIAVLIGVPPAQFELAAREQLPSLPQVPRMVPSQLLERRPDVAAAERQVMSANALIGVAKTAWFPSLNLSASGGYRSSVLDQWIETPNRFWSIGPEFAMTLFDGGQIRSGIEKAEASYDRTVASYRQTVLDSLREVEDYLVQLRVLEQESAVQGEALEAAREALRLAENQYRAGTVDYLNVVTAQATALDNERTQLTLLGSRLQASVQLVAALGGGWHSDSLAEAPSVE; from the coding sequence ATGAGTTCATTTACTGCGTCTGCACGCTTGTGCTCGCTTGGCCTGGCGGTTTCCCTGACGATCCTGGGCGGCTGTGCCCTGGGGCCCGACTACCAGCGTCCGGAAGTGCCGGCGGCCGGCGAATTTCGCCAGGTCGAAGGCTGGAAGCAGGCCGAGCCTGCGGAGATTGCCCAGGGCGACTGGTGGAGCCTGTACGATGACCCGCTGCTGAGTGATCTGCACACGCGCCTGCAGCAGTCCAACCAGACCCTGGCGCAGGCGGTGGCCCAGTACCGCGAAGCCCAGGCGGTGGTGCGCGGTTCCAGTGCCTCGTTCTTTCCGACGGTTTCGGCGAGTGCCGGCAAGACCCGCTCCGGGCAGGGCGGCGGGACCAGTACGCGGGTGATCGATGGCACCGCCGTGACCAGTTCCGGTGGCGGCATCTCCAAGAGCTACGACCTGTCCCTCGGGGTGAGCTGGGAGCTCGACCTGTGGGGACGGTTGCGCCGGCAACTGGAGTCCGACCGGGCCAGCCTGGACGCCAGTGCCGCCGAGTTGGCCGCTGTGCGCCTGAGCCAGCAGTCCGAGTTGACGCAGAGCTACCTGCAACTGCGCATCATCGATGCGCAACGGCAACTGCTGCAGAATACCCTCGATGCTTATGCGCGCTCCCTGCGTATCACCGAGAACCAGCGCAAGGCCGGCATTGTCACGCGGGCCGATGTGGCCCAGGCACGGACCCAACTGAAAAGCACCGAAGCCCAACTCATCGATCTGGAATACCAGCGGGCCCAGCGGGAGCATGCCATCGCCGTGCTGATCGGCGTGCCTCCGGCACAGTTCGAACTGGCGGCGCGGGAACAGCTGCCGAGCCTGCCGCAGGTGCCGAGGATGGTACCGTCGCAGTTGCTGGAGCGCCGCCCGGATGTGGCGGCTGCCGAGCGTCAGGTCATGTCGGCCAATGCGCTGATCGGTGTGGCCAAGACCGCCTGGTTCCCCAGCCTCAACCTGAGCGCTTCCGGTGGTTATCGCAGCAGTGTGCTGGACCAGTGGATCGAGACACCCAACCGTTTCTGGTCGATAGGGCCGGAGTTCGCCATGACCCTGTTCGATGGCGGTCAGATCCGTTCCGGTATCGAAAAAGCCGAAGCCAGCTATGACCGCACCGTGGCCAGCTATCGCCAGACGGTGCTCGACAGCCTGCGCGAGGTGGAGGACTACCTGGTGCAGTTGCGCGTACTCGAACAGGAGTCCGCTGTGCAGGGTGAGGCGCTTGAGGCGGCCCGCGAGGCATTGCGCCTGGCCGAGAACCAGTATCGTGCAGGTACGGTGGATTACCTGAATGTGGTCACCGCACAGGCCACCGCGCTGGATAACGAGCGCACGCAATTGACGTTGCTGGGCAGCCGTCTGCAGGCGAGCGTGCAACTGGTCGCGGCCCTGGGCGGCGGCTGGCACAGCGACAGCCTCGCCGAGGCGCCATCGGTCGAGTGA